A genome region from Macaca fascicularis isolate 582-1 chromosome 3, T2T-MFA8v1.1 includes the following:
- the LOC107129321 gene encoding T cell receptor beta variable 20-1 isoform X2 → METVVTTLPAEGGVGPSPKMLLLLLLLGTGSGLAAVVSQYPSRVICKRGTSVKIECRCLDFQATTMFWYRQFQTQSLILMATSNEGSGVTYEQGVKQDKFPINHPNLTFSTLTVTNAHPEDSSFYICSARDTAPGRDQRLRQEPPAAAPLPQGGP, encoded by the exons ATGGAGACAGTGGTCACAACTCTCCCCGCAGAAGGTGGTGTGGGGCCATCACCGAAGATGCTGTTGCTTCTGCTGCTTCTGGGGACAG GCTCCGGGCTTGCTGCTGTCGTCTCTCAATATCCGAGCAGGGTTATCTGTAAGAGAGGAACCTCTGTGAAGATCGAGTGCCGTTGCCTGGACTTTCAGGCCACAACTATGTTTTGGTATCGTCAGTTCCAGACACAGAGCCTCATACTCATGGCAACTTCCAATGAGGGCTCCGGCGTCACATACGAGCAAGGCGTCAAGCAGGACAAGTTTCCCATCAACCATCCAAACCTGACCTTCTCCACTCTGACAGTGACCAATGCCCATCCTGAAGACAGCAGCTTCTACATCTGCAGTGCTAGAGACACAGCACCAGGAAGGGATCAGAGACTGCGGCAAGAACCCCCTGCAGCTGCCCCTCTGCCCCAGGGGGGCCCCTGA
- the LOC107129321 gene encoding T cell receptor beta variable 20-1 isoform X1: METVVTTLPAEGGVGPSPKMLLLLLLLGTAGSGLAAVVSQYPSRVICKRGTSVKIECRCLDFQATTMFWYRQFQTQSLILMATSNEGSGVTYEQGVKQDKFPINHPNLTFSTLTVTNAHPEDSSFYICSARDTAPGRDQRLRQEPPAAAPLPQGGP; this comes from the exons ATGGAGACAGTGGTCACAACTCTCCCCGCAGAAGGTGGTGTGGGGCCATCACCGAAGATGCTGTTGCTTCTGCTGCTTCTGGGGACAG CAGGCTCCGGGCTTGCTGCTGTCGTCTCTCAATATCCGAGCAGGGTTATCTGTAAGAGAGGAACCTCTGTGAAGATCGAGTGCCGTTGCCTGGACTTTCAGGCCACAACTATGTTTTGGTATCGTCAGTTCCAGACACAGAGCCTCATACTCATGGCAACTTCCAATGAGGGCTCCGGCGTCACATACGAGCAAGGCGTCAAGCAGGACAAGTTTCCCATCAACCATCCAAACCTGACCTTCTCCACTCTGACAGTGACCAATGCCCATCCTGAAGACAGCAGCTTCTACATCTGCAGTGCTAGAGACACAGCACCAGGAAGGGATCAGAGACTGCGGCAAGAACCCCCTGCAGCTGCCCCTCTGCCCCAGGGGGGCCCCTGA